The following coding sequences are from one Verrucosispora sp. WMMD573 window:
- a CDS encoding SMR family transporter, translated as MAWIVLVLSGLLETAWAIALDRSAGFTRPVPSVVFAVTLVLSMAGLAYALREIPVGTGYAVWVGIGAVGTAVVGMVALGEPANLPRLLSLLLVVAGVIGLKLFH; from the coding sequence ATGGCCTGGATCGTGCTGGTGCTCTCCGGACTGCTCGAAACGGCCTGGGCGATCGCCCTGGACCGCTCCGCCGGCTTCACCCGACCCGTCCCCTCGGTGGTCTTCGCGGTCACGCTGGTGCTGAGCATGGCCGGCCTGGCGTACGCGCTGCGGGAGATCCCGGTCGGTACCGGCTACGCCGTGTGGGTCGGCATCGGCGCGGTCGGCACCGCCGTCGTCGGCATGGTGGCGCTCGGCGAACCGGCCAACCTGCCCCGCCTGCTCAGCCTGCTGCTGGTGGTGGCCGGAGTGATCGGCCTCAAGCTATTCCACTGA
- a CDS encoding ornithine cyclodeaminase family protein, whose product MTVLISDSEVAAALDAATSVDAMRQALLAAYHGRLVAPPRAAASLGAGRMVLTAGHLVGQWYGYRAYDTFGHPETEQVVVLHDGRTGAVRAVAVGEELGSRRTGALGGVAVDVLAREDAVTVGVIGAGGQAWTQVWAAAAVRRLREVTVHSRSAARREAFAARVRAELGIPARAVDTAREAVRDRDVVVLATSSPTPVLSAADLSPGTHVNAVGFKQVDRAEFGTDLLDAATVLASDSVPQARSYAPPMLAALPPYASRLRDLGAVLAGMAPGRTGADQISVFCSVGLAGTEVFLLDRVVRILATAV is encoded by the coding sequence GTGACCGTGCTCATCTCCGATTCGGAGGTCGCCGCCGCGCTGGACGCAGCGACCTCGGTCGACGCGATGCGTCAGGCCCTGCTCGCCGCGTACCACGGGCGGCTCGTCGCCCCGCCCCGGGCCGCCGCGTCGCTCGGCGCCGGCCGGATGGTGCTCACCGCCGGCCACCTGGTGGGGCAGTGGTACGGATACCGGGCGTACGACACGTTCGGGCACCCGGAGACCGAGCAGGTGGTGGTGCTGCACGACGGGCGGACCGGGGCGGTACGGGCCGTGGCCGTGGGGGAGGAACTGGGTTCCCGGCGCACCGGCGCGCTGGGCGGGGTGGCGGTGGACGTGCTGGCCCGCGAGGACGCGGTCACCGTCGGCGTGATCGGCGCCGGCGGTCAGGCGTGGACCCAGGTCTGGGCCGCCGCCGCGGTGCGACGCCTGCGGGAGGTGACCGTACACAGCCGCTCGGCGGCGCGTCGGGAGGCGTTCGCCGCCCGGGTGCGGGCCGAACTCGGCATCCCGGCCCGCGCGGTGGACACCGCCCGCGAGGCGGTACGCGACCGGGACGTGGTGGTGTTGGCCACCAGCAGCCCGACACCGGTGCTGAGCGCCGCCGACCTGAGCCCCGGAACCCACGTCAACGCGGTCGGCTTCAAACAGGTGGACCGCGCGGAGTTCGGCACCGACCTGCTCGACGCCGCCACCGTGCTGGCCAGTGACTCGGTGCCGCAGGCGCGGTCGTACGCCCCGCCGATGCTCGCCGCGCTGCCGCCGTACGCCTCCCGGCTGCGCGACCTGGGCGCGGTGCTGGCGGGCATGGCACCCGGCCGCACCGGTGCGGACCAGATCTCGGTCTTCTGCTCGGTCGGTCTGGCCGGCACCGAGGTCTTCCTGCTCGACCGCGTGGTCCGGATCCTCGCCACGGCGGTCTGA